The Peribacillus simplex genome contains a region encoding:
- a CDS encoding C-terminal binding protein: MSFKILIKDYEFEHLKYEEEIFQESGLEIEFIKAQCKTEEEVMGQAKEVDAILNQYAPISRRVIDSLENTKIISRYGVGVNTIDLNAAKEKGITVANVPDYGMEEVSNHALALLLSSARKVTLLNNEVKKGNWDFKVCVPIHRFNEQTVGVLGFGRIPRRFIEKVRPLGFKTAAYDPFVSAADMAAVGVQKMELDEIIAEADYLSIHVPLIDDTYHLINEERLKQMKRNAVIINTARGPIIDEKALSDALEKGVIAGAALDVTENEPVSTDSPLLTMDNVIITPHSAWYSEEAMVELRQKAARNIVQVLNGEITPYALT, from the coding sequence ATGTCCTTTAAAATATTAATAAAGGATTACGAATTTGAACATTTGAAATATGAAGAAGAGATTTTTCAAGAAAGCGGTCTGGAAATCGAATTCATCAAAGCTCAATGCAAAACTGAAGAAGAAGTAATGGGGCAGGCAAAAGAAGTGGATGCAATTTTAAATCAATATGCTCCCATCTCACGCCGAGTTATTGATTCGCTTGAAAACACCAAAATCATTTCCCGTTACGGTGTTGGCGTCAATACAATTGATCTCAATGCGGCTAAGGAAAAGGGGATTACTGTCGCCAATGTACCGGATTATGGCATGGAAGAAGTATCCAATCATGCATTGGCACTTTTACTTTCTTCGGCGCGGAAAGTGACATTGTTAAACAATGAAGTGAAAAAAGGCAACTGGGACTTTAAGGTGTGTGTCCCGATTCATCGATTTAACGAGCAAACTGTTGGGGTTCTAGGCTTTGGACGGATTCCGCGCCGTTTCATTGAAAAGGTGAGACCGCTCGGCTTTAAAACTGCTGCATACGATCCTTTCGTATCGGCGGCAGACATGGCTGCGGTTGGGGTTCAAAAAATGGAGCTCGACGAAATTATAGCAGAAGCTGATTATTTGTCGATCCATGTGCCCTTGATTGATGATACATACCATCTGATCAATGAGGAGCGCCTTAAACAAATGAAGAGAAATGCGGTTATCATTAACACGGCACGTGGACCGATAATCGATGAAAAAGCACTTTCTGATGCACTTGAAAAAGGGGTAATTGCAGGTGCAGCACTTGATGTGACAGAGAATGAGCCGGTCAGCACCGATAGCCCGCTGCTCACAATGGACAATGTCATCATTACGCCGCACAGTGCCTGGTATTCAGAGGAAGCAATGGTTGAACTTCGTCAAAAGGCAGCGAGAAATATCGTTCAGGTCTTAAACGGAGAAATAACACCATACGCATTGACTTAG
- a CDS encoding U32 family peptidase: MKESRDLLEQLGYPSTDLKELPTSTKTFPDGAQYRIELPSVEGPIALKETLKEIDRLGLTIHRISQGSGIMLQTDDEIKEMCKMTAERGMELSLFVGPRGSWDVSAGPLTTGGKSQGIRHEGSDQLVYAMEDLKRGAALGLRGALVADEGLLLLTKEMKKYGQLPEDFVVKVSVQMGSANPVSVKLMEDIGADTYNVPPALTLSKLAAIRQSIDIPIDLYVEVPDTFGGFLRYYEIPEIIRVLAPVYIKFGLRNHPDVYPSGKQWESTNISLTKERVRRAAIGIQMIERYYPEAKTSKLGAKGLGIAKIEKAAVK; encoded by the coding sequence ATGAAAGAATCACGAGACTTGCTCGAACAATTAGGATACCCATCAACTGATCTTAAAGAACTTCCTACATCAACGAAAACATTTCCAGACGGTGCTCAATACCGCATTGAACTCCCAAGCGTAGAAGGTCCGATAGCACTGAAAGAAACATTGAAAGAAATTGACCGGCTCGGTTTGACTATTCACCGAATATCTCAAGGCAGCGGCATCATGCTTCAAACCGATGATGAAATTAAAGAAATGTGTAAAATGACAGCAGAGCGAGGCATGGAGCTGAGTTTGTTTGTCGGTCCCAGGGGTTCATGGGATGTCAGTGCCGGACCGCTTACGACAGGAGGCAAATCTCAGGGAATTCGCCATGAGGGCTCCGATCAGCTTGTTTATGCCATGGAAGACCTGAAAAGAGGGGCTGCACTAGGCCTTCGCGGTGCGTTAGTTGCGGATGAAGGTCTCCTTCTTTTAACGAAAGAAATGAAAAAATACGGACAGCTTCCGGAAGACTTTGTTGTTAAAGTATCGGTTCAAATGGGTTCAGCCAATCCAGTATCCGTCAAATTAATGGAAGACATCGGTGCGGATACCTACAACGTGCCACCTGCATTAACGCTGTCTAAACTTGCAGCGATCCGCCAATCAATAGACATTCCAATTGATTTATACGTTGAAGTTCCGGATACCTTCGGCGGCTTTCTTCGCTATTATGAAATACCGGAAATAATCCGTGTATTGGCGCCTGTCTACATCAAATTCGGTCTTCGTAATCATCCTGATGTATATCCATCAGGGAAACAATGGGAAAGTACGAACATCTCACTCACAAAGGAACGTGTACGCCGTGCCGCAATTGGTATTCAAATGATCGAACGATACTATCCAGAAGCAAAAACATCGAAACTCGGTGCAAAAGGACTTGGAATTGCGAAAATTGAAAAGGCAGCAGTTAAATAA